A single genomic interval of Pan paniscus chromosome 18, NHGRI_mPanPan1-v2.0_pri, whole genome shotgun sequence harbors:
- the LITAF gene encoding lipopolysaccharide-induced tumor necrosis factor-alpha factor produces the protein MSVPGPYQAATGPSSAPSAPPSYEETVAVNSYYPTPPAPMPGPTTGLVTGPDGKGMNPPSYYTQPAPIPNNNPITVQTVYVQHPITFLDRPVQMCCPSCNKMIVSQLSYNAGALTWLSCGSLCLLGCIAGCCFIPFCVDALQDVDHYCPNCRALLGTYKRL, from the exons ATGTCGGTTCCAGGACCTTACCAGGCGGCCACCGGGCCTTCCTCAGCACCATCTGCACCTCCATCCTATGAAGAGACAGTGGCTGTTAACAGTTATTACCCCACACCTCCAGCTCCCATGCCTGGGCCAACTACGGGGCTTGTGACGGGGCCTGATGGGAAGGGCATGAATCCTCCTTCGTATTATACCCAGCCAGCGCCCATCCCCAATAACAATCCAA TTACCGTGCAGACGGTCTACGTGCAGCACCCCATCACCTTTTTGGACCGCCCTGTCCAAATGTGTTGTCCTTCCTGCAACAAGATGATCGTGAGTCAGCTGTCCTATAACGCCGGTGCTCTGACCTGGCTGTCCTGCGGGAGCCTGTGTCTGCTGGG gtGCATAGCGGGCTGCTGCTTCATCCCCTTCTGCGTGGATGCCCTGCAGGACGTGGACCATTACTGTCCCAACTGCAGAGCTCTTCTGGGCACCTACAAGCGTTTGTAG